In the genome of Candidatus Baltobacteraceae bacterium, one region contains:
- the lspA gene encoding signal peptidase II, translating to MFRNRKFNIGLVNALVIAAVAIAVLWLDQYTKHLVVGSFLPGESRYVVPHFLKWTYERNFHGAFGLFGSNAVLLIGMAIVVLVLFWYSFRDAAERSRLVRVAFGMIVGGAIGNIVDRLHYGYVIDFVDFYRIWPNIFNVADSCITVGVALLLLSSLVSRRHA from the coding sequence TTGTTCCGCAACCGAAAATTTAATATCGGCCTCGTCAACGCGCTCGTGATCGCGGCGGTGGCCATCGCCGTTCTTTGGCTCGATCAGTACACCAAACACCTCGTCGTCGGGTCGTTCTTGCCGGGAGAAAGCCGCTACGTCGTTCCCCACTTTCTCAAGTGGACGTACGAGCGAAACTTTCACGGCGCGTTCGGCCTCTTCGGCAGCAACGCGGTATTGCTCATCGGCATGGCGATCGTCGTCTTGGTCCTCTTCTGGTACAGCTTCCGCGACGCGGCGGAACGCTCGCGGCTCGTCCGCGTCGCGTTCGGCATGATCGTCGGCGGCGCGATCGGGAACATCGTCGACCGGCTGCACTACGGATACGTCATCGATTTCGTCGACTTCTACCGCATTTGGCCCAACATTTTCAACGTAGCCGACTCCTGCATTACCGTGGGCGTCGCGCTGCTGCTCCTTTCTTCCCTTGTCTCACGCCGTCACGCCTGA
- a CDS encoding DivIVA domain-containing protein, whose protein sequence is MEKITPIDIQHKQFKKALQGYDRAEVDGFLDEVIETLEDEAQHRAALEADIADLKERISHFKAMEESLQNTLVLAQRTADEVKASAHKEADLIKEQARLAAERELANYNDATSDARREHQRAVEAAEKARSELRSLLMTHLALLEKATIEPPAPSSGNAVNGGTPSTDTTRINVV, encoded by the coding sequence GTGGAAAAGATTACGCCGATCGACATCCAGCACAAGCAGTTCAAAAAAGCGCTGCAAGGCTACGACCGCGCGGAGGTCGACGGGTTTCTCGACGAGGTCATCGAGACGCTCGAAGACGAGGCGCAGCACCGCGCGGCGCTCGAAGCGGATATTGCCGATCTCAAAGAGCGCATCAGCCATTTCAAAGCGATGGAAGAGTCGCTGCAGAACACGCTCGTACTGGCCCAGCGCACCGCCGATGAGGTTAAAGCCTCGGCGCACAAGGAAGCCGATCTGATCAAAGAGCAAGCGCGGCTTGCCGCCGAGCGCGAGCTGGCCAACTATAACGACGCGACCTCCGACGCTCGCCGCGAGCACCAACGCGCCGTCGAGGCCGCCGAGAAGGCGCGCAGCGAGCTGCGCAGCCTGCTGATGACGCACCTCGCGCTGCTGGAAAAAGCCACGATCGAGCCGCCGGCGCCGTCGAGCGGCAACGCCGTCAACGGCGGTACGCCCAGCACCGACACCACGCGAATCAACGTGGTTTGA
- the sepF gene encoding cell division protein SepF, with protein sequence MSVFSKIGSFFSIRDDEEELYDDDPVPAGGRVVPLAHPRRGGTEVSVYSPRTYQDVVEIADSLRNRQVVIINLQNADRTLLQRVVDFTSGVAYTIDGKIQKLAEAIYLVVPAGVVVNAAGLRDSMLGNDTTLDFMSTRGTI encoded by the coding sequence GTGAGCGTGTTCAGCAAGATCGGGTCGTTCTTCTCGATCCGTGATGACGAGGAAGAACTCTACGACGACGACCCCGTGCCGGCCGGCGGCCGCGTCGTTCCGCTCGCGCATCCGCGCCGGGGCGGCACCGAAGTCAGCGTCTATTCGCCGCGTACGTATCAAGACGTCGTCGAAATCGCCGATTCGCTGCGCAACCGTCAAGTCGTCATCATCAATCTGCAAAACGCCGACCGGACGCTGCTGCAGCGCGTGGTGGATTTTACGTCGGGCGTCGCCTACACCATCGACGGAAAAATTCAAAAACTCGCGGAGGCCATCTACCTGGTGGTCCCGGCCGGAGTAGTCGTCAACGCCGCCGGATTGCGCGACTCGATGTTGGGTAACGACACCACGTTAGACTTCATGTCTACGAGGGGCACCATTTAG
- a CDS encoding ketoacyl-ACP synthase III, translated as MTTDTRQRVVSAPARIAGLGMYAPPRVLTNADFERMVDTTDEWIVKRTGIRRRHVVSEGQYTSDLAIAAVDDLLAHHPDVNIETIDYIVVGSTTRDYEYPSLSAMLQAHYKLPLTVGAFDISTACAAFAYGLNLGAGLIGTGQANRVLIVTADALTRSVDYTDRSTCVLFGDGAGAALLEYSRHPAIFGMDAGADGNGGKFLYRTAMRTEINGIEDPSRLLRQEGQAVYRWVMENVPEFTYRVVARAGLALEDIDWFVPHSANLRMIEALCKRLPFPIERTLLSVEEYGNTSAVSIPLALVPAVRDGRVQPGQRILLMGFGGGLVTAGSVLVWT; from the coding sequence ATGACGACCGATACGCGGCAACGGGTCGTTAGCGCGCCGGCGCGAATCGCGGGGCTGGGCATGTACGCGCCGCCGCGCGTGCTGACCAATGCCGACTTCGAGCGCATGGTCGACACCACCGACGAGTGGATCGTCAAGCGTACGGGCATCCGGCGTCGCCACGTCGTGAGCGAAGGCCAGTATACGAGCGACTTGGCAATCGCGGCCGTCGACGATCTCTTGGCGCATCATCCCGACGTGAACATCGAAACGATCGACTACATCGTCGTCGGCTCCACCACCCGAGATTACGAGTATCCGAGCCTGTCGGCGATGCTTCAGGCGCACTACAAGTTGCCGCTGACGGTCGGAGCGTTCGACATCAGCACGGCGTGTGCGGCCTTTGCGTACGGTCTGAACCTCGGTGCCGGATTGATCGGCACGGGCCAGGCCAATCGCGTCTTGATCGTCACGGCCGACGCGCTGACGCGCTCGGTCGACTACACCGATCGCTCGACGTGCGTTCTTTTCGGCGACGGCGCGGGCGCCGCGTTGCTCGAGTACAGCCGCCACCCGGCCATCTTCGGTATGGATGCCGGCGCCGACGGCAACGGGGGCAAGTTTCTCTATCGCACCGCGATGCGCACGGAAATCAACGGTATCGAAGACCCGTCGCGACTCTTACGCCAAGAAGGCCAGGCGGTTTATCGCTGGGTGATGGAAAACGTGCCCGAATTTACGTATCGCGTCGTCGCGCGTGCCGGCTTGGCGCTCGAAGATATCGATTGGTTCGTGCCGCACAGCGCCAACTTGCGCATGATCGAAGCGCTTTGCAAACGCTTGCCGTTTCCGATCGAGCGCACGTTGCTTTCGGTGGAAGAGTACGGCAACACGTCGGCGGTGAGCATTCCCCTCGCGCTCGTTCCGGCGGTACGCGACGGCCGGGTGCAGCCGGGGCAGCGTATCCTGCTCATGGGCTTCGGCGGCGGCTTAGTCACCGCCGGCAGCGTCCTTGTTTGGACTTAA
- a CDS encoding cytochrome c biogenesis protein CcdA, whose protein sequence is MSSTTHLTAGIAFLAGLVSFVSPCVLPLVPAYLSLLTGESLEDLKAETAANARAQTMGHAVAFVLGFSVVFIALGLTASAIGGALNANRTLISQIGGVLVVILGLQMMGLLRIPFLMMDKRAHLQHDRRSFWTSLVVGMAFAAGWSPCIGPILAGILALASQQHNGEAAALLSFYSLGLALPFLITAAAIGAVLPALARLRRYLRAIEFASGAFLIAVGFVLINNAFLNVAGWFYSFVPQPKI, encoded by the coding sequence ATGAGCTCGACAACGCATCTTACGGCCGGCATTGCCTTCCTGGCGGGCCTGGTTTCCTTCGTTTCGCCGTGCGTCCTCCCGCTGGTGCCCGCGTACCTGTCGCTGCTCACCGGCGAGAGTCTCGAGGATTTGAAGGCGGAAACGGCGGCAAACGCGCGCGCGCAGACGATGGGGCACGCGGTCGCCTTCGTGCTCGGGTTCAGCGTCGTCTTCATCGCGCTGGGGCTCACGGCCAGCGCCATCGGCGGCGCGCTCAACGCGAACCGAACGCTCATTTCGCAGATCGGCGGCGTGCTGGTCGTTATTCTCGGCCTGCAAATGATGGGTCTTCTTCGAATTCCGTTTCTCATGATGGACAAACGCGCGCACCTGCAGCACGACCGGCGATCGTTTTGGACGTCGCTCGTAGTCGGCATGGCGTTTGCGGCCGGCTGGTCGCCGTGCATCGGCCCGATTCTCGCTGGGATTCTTGCGCTCGCGTCGCAACAGCATAACGGCGAAGCCGCCGCGCTGCTCTCCTTCTACTCCCTCGGCCTGGCGCTGCCGTTTCTCATTACGGCCGCCGCCATCGGCGCCGTGCTTCCCGCACTGGCGCGACTGCGCCGTTACCTTCGCGCGATCGAGTTCGCTTCGGGTGCGTTTCTCATCGCCGTCGGCTTCGTCTTGATCAACAACGCATTTCTCAACGTCGCAGGATGGTTTTACAGTTTTGTTCCGCAACCGAAAATTTAA
- the tgt gene encoding tRNA guanosine(34) transglycosylase Tgt has product MFALNATDGQARRGTLRLTHGTVETPCFMPVGTAATVKGLTPRDLREAHAQIVLANTYHLWLRPGLATIEAAGGLHRFMAWDGPILTDSGGFQVFSLEGRRKLDDEGVTFRSHLDGSEHRFTPENVVAFQENIGVDVAMVLDVCVKLPATREQLEESVRLTTDWARRSAAARTRSGCALFGIVQGGLDSSLRERSAREIAELDLPGYAIGGLSVGETREEMYGTARATAALLPAEKPRYLMGVGTVRDLLTAVDCGIDMFDCVYPTRCGRNGRAMTRDGEFNIFNAAFVNDFAPVDASCGCYTCTTFSRAYLAHLFRSKEMLGPRLLSLHNVCVLDELMSAARDAIASHRWLDFRDAHLKQAGPS; this is encoded by the coding sequence GTGTTCGCCCTTAACGCAACCGACGGGCAGGCACGCCGCGGGACGCTGCGGCTCACGCACGGCACCGTCGAAACGCCCTGCTTCATGCCGGTCGGAACTGCGGCAACGGTCAAAGGTTTGACGCCGCGCGACCTGCGCGAAGCGCACGCACAAATCGTGCTTGCGAATACGTATCACCTGTGGCTGCGTCCGGGTTTGGCGACGATCGAGGCCGCCGGGGGTCTGCATCGCTTCATGGCGTGGGACGGCCCGATTCTGACCGACTCGGGCGGGTTTCAAGTGTTTAGCCTCGAGGGCCGCCGGAAGCTCGACGACGAGGGCGTGACGTTTCGGTCGCATCTCGACGGCAGCGAGCATCGTTTCACGCCGGAAAACGTCGTCGCATTTCAAGAGAACATCGGCGTTGACGTCGCGATGGTGCTCGACGTCTGCGTGAAGCTTCCCGCGACGCGCGAGCAACTCGAAGAATCCGTAAGGCTCACGACCGATTGGGCGCGCCGTTCTGCCGCCGCGCGAACGCGATCCGGATGCGCGCTCTTCGGCATCGTGCAAGGCGGTTTAGACTCGAGCTTAAGGGAGCGCAGCGCGCGCGAAATCGCCGAGCTCGATCTGCCGGGATACGCGATCGGCGGGCTTTCGGTCGGCGAAACTCGCGAAGAGATGTACGGGACGGCGCGCGCGACGGCGGCGCTGCTGCCCGCGGAGAAACCGCGTTACCTCATGGGCGTCGGAACGGTGCGCGATCTCTTGACCGCAGTCGATTGCGGCATCGATATGTTCGACTGCGTCTACCCGACGCGCTGCGGACGCAACGGGCGCGCGATGACGCGCGACGGCGAGTTCAACATCTTCAATGCGGCCTTCGTCAACGACTTCGCGCCCGTCGATGCATCGTGCGGCTGTTACACGTGCACGACGTTCTCACGCGCGTATCTCGCGCATCTCTTTCGCTCGAAGGAGATGCTCGGACCGCGGCTGCTCTCGCTCCATAACGTCTGCGTTCTCGACGAACTCATGTCTGCGGCTCGCGACGCGATCGCGTCGCATCGTTGGTTAGATTTCAGGGACGCGCACCTCAAGCAAGCGGGTCCATCGTAA
- a CDS encoding RluA family pseudouridine synthase codes for MSHAVTPEEAGKRVDVAVARRTGASRSLVATAIRNGSVRVNGETAKASRLLEDGDLLEYEVAPAPPLIAQPEAIDIPIVYEDEDIIVVDKPAGMITHPARSATSGTLVNALLAHAGGALPGHEVRPGLVHRLDRDTSGLLVVAKTERALSALGIAMKRREISREYLGLVHGVPEHARGTIDGPIGRDPHNRLKFAIVADGKPAVTHYAVRQTFARHAELTFTLETGRTHQIRVHVAAMGHPILNDPVYGRSESQYGMPGQALHAWRLSLDHPRTGKTLVFEADPPPEYTQARESLRVRP; via the coding sequence TTGTCTCACGCCGTCACGCCTGAGGAGGCCGGCAAGCGCGTCGACGTCGCCGTCGCGCGGCGCACCGGCGCGTCCCGTTCGCTCGTCGCCACCGCGATTAGAAACGGAAGCGTGCGCGTCAATGGCGAGACGGCTAAGGCAAGCCGCCTGCTCGAAGACGGCGACCTGCTCGAGTACGAGGTTGCGCCGGCGCCGCCGCTGATCGCACAGCCCGAGGCGATCGATATCCCGATCGTCTACGAAGACGAGGACATCATCGTGGTCGACAAACCGGCCGGGATGATCACGCATCCCGCGCGCAGCGCCACGAGCGGAACTCTGGTAAACGCGCTGCTCGCGCACGCCGGCGGCGCGCTGCCCGGGCACGAGGTCCGTCCGGGCTTGGTGCACCGGCTCGATCGCGATACGTCGGGGCTGCTGGTCGTGGCCAAGACCGAGCGCGCGCTATCGGCGTTAGGCATCGCGATGAAACGGCGCGAGATTTCGCGCGAGTATCTCGGCCTCGTACACGGGGTTCCCGAGCACGCGCGCGGCACGATCGACGGTCCGATCGGCCGCGATCCTCACAACCGTTTGAAGTTCGCGATCGTCGCCGACGGCAAACCCGCGGTCACGCACTATGCGGTACGCCAAACGTTCGCACGCCACGCGGAACTCACGTTTACCTTGGAGACGGGACGGACGCATCAGATTCGCGTGCACGTCGCCGCGATGGGTCATCCGATTCTCAACGATCCGGTCTACGGACGGTCCGAGTCGCAGTACGGAATGCCCGGACAAGCACTTCACGCGTGGCGTCTTTCGCTCGACCATCCACGCACGGGCAAGACGCTCGTCTTCGAAGCCGATCCTCCGCCCGAATACACGCAAGCCCGCGAGTCGCTGCGTGTTCGCCCTTAA
- a CDS encoding YggS family pyridoxal phosphate-dependent enzyme encodes MIADRYQSLVREVDEELVKYGRSRGSVTVVGVSKRQPLERVAAAIAAGLTDIGENYLQEAQAKFASLAPVRKHFIGHLQTNKAKAVAQLFDVVQSVDRIEAGEALARAARALGKTLPVLLQVNVSPSERFGCPPAQAPQLAEGLRALEGLRLDGVMAIGPFTSSADEISRGFELAAKTFALVGGSTLSIGMSGDWPQAVRAGSTMIRIGTALFGGRH; translated from the coding sequence GTGATCGCGGATCGTTACCAATCGCTCGTTCGTGAGGTCGATGAGGAGCTCGTGAAGTACGGCCGCTCGCGCGGGAGCGTGACGGTCGTCGGCGTGAGCAAGCGCCAGCCGCTCGAGCGTGTCGCGGCGGCGATCGCCGCCGGCCTGACGGACATCGGCGAAAACTATCTCCAGGAGGCGCAGGCCAAGTTCGCCTCGCTTGCGCCGGTGAGGAAGCACTTCATCGGCCACCTGCAGACCAACAAGGCCAAAGCCGTGGCGCAGCTCTTCGACGTCGTTCAAAGCGTCGATCGCATCGAGGCCGGCGAGGCTCTGGCGCGGGCCGCTCGCGCCTTGGGGAAGACATTGCCCGTGCTGCTGCAAGTCAACGTCTCGCCGTCGGAGCGCTTCGGCTGTCCGCCCGCCCAGGCGCCGCAGCTCGCCGAGGGGCTGCGTGCCTTGGAAGGCCTCCGCTTGGACGGCGTCATGGCGATCGGCCCGTTCACCTCAAGCGCGGATGAGATATCGCGTGGCTTCGAGCTGGCAGCCAAGACGTTTGCCCTGGTTGGTGGAAGTACGCTGTCCATCGGCATGTCGGGCGACTGGCCGCAGGCCGTGCGCGCAGGGTCGACGATGATTCGCATCGGGACCGCATTGTTCGGTGGGAGGCATTAG
- a CDS encoding flagellar basal body rod C-terminal domain-containing protein — MDGIAWAGSAMEAAQSRLDIATGNLANVSTGGFEPLVARGALTKNGVSIVVERGERHGALRPTGRDLDLAIAGDGAFIVRDRNGKLWRTRDGAFVRNRDGSLSDPLGRTLVRTDVSRGSAVRHGFLETSGADAIAEMIDVLWAQRSFESAQKAVSAIDGARQRAADAARLK; from the coding sequence ATGGACGGCATCGCATGGGCGGGCAGCGCGATGGAGGCGGCGCAGTCGCGACTCGACATTGCAACCGGGAATCTCGCCAACGTCTCCACCGGCGGCTTCGAGCCGCTCGTCGCGCGCGGTGCGCTGACCAAAAACGGGGTATCGATCGTCGTCGAGCGCGGCGAACGGCACGGGGCGCTGCGGCCGACCGGCCGCGACCTCGATTTGGCTATTGCCGGCGACGGTGCGTTTATCGTTCGCGATCGAAACGGAAAGCTTTGGCGCACGCGTGACGGCGCGTTCGTGCGCAATCGCGACGGCTCGCTGAGCGATCCATTGGGCCGCACGCTCGTGCGAACCGATGTATCGCGCGGCAGCGCCGTTCGCCACGGCTTCCTGGAAACGTCGGGCGCCGACGCGATCGCGGAGATGATCGACGTCCTGTGGGCGCAGCGCTCGTTCGAAAGCGCCCAAAAGGCAGTTTCAGCTATCGACGGTGCTCGTCAGCGCGCGGCCGACGCCGCGCGGCTGAAGTAG
- the leuB gene encoding 3-isopropylmalate dehydrogenase — MSDTVALLPGDGVGPEVMRVAASVLSHVRPDVECVEAPVGGAALSRGLPALPDETRALCDRSDAILFGSVGLPQYEGKPLEQRPEYALFVLRRDYELYANIRPVRVFAGLEDASSLRPELVTGLDLIVVRELTGGIYYGRPKEQRTTDGVEEAVDTMIYRAPEIERIAHIGFELARGRRKRLTSVDKQNILETSRLWRRVVERVAKEYPDVVLDHLLVDNAAMQLVRRPGDFDVIVTENMFGDILSDEAAILTGSIGTLPSASLGTKGRPGRQFGLYEPIAGSAPDIAGKGVANPTAAILSAAMLLRYSLDDDAAATRIERAVEAAYRNGARTAELARNGTAPLSTHAFAGAVAAQL; from the coding sequence TTGAGCGACACCGTCGCATTGTTGCCCGGCGACGGCGTCGGGCCGGAGGTCATGCGCGTCGCCGCGTCGGTGCTGTCGCACGTGCGTCCCGACGTCGAGTGCGTCGAAGCCCCAGTCGGCGGAGCGGCGTTATCGCGCGGACTACCGGCATTACCCGACGAGACGCGCGCGCTCTGCGATCGCAGCGACGCGATCCTCTTCGGCAGCGTCGGACTTCCACAATACGAAGGCAAGCCGCTCGAACAACGGCCCGAGTACGCGCTCTTCGTGCTGCGCAGAGATTACGAGCTCTACGCCAACATTCGTCCCGTGCGCGTCTTCGCCGGTCTCGAAGACGCGTCGTCGCTGCGGCCGGAGCTCGTTACCGGACTCGATCTCATCGTCGTGCGCGAGTTGACCGGCGGCATCTATTACGGCCGTCCTAAGGAACAGCGCACCACGGACGGCGTCGAGGAGGCGGTCGACACGATGATCTATCGCGCGCCCGAGATCGAGCGCATCGCCCACATTGGATTCGAGCTGGCGCGCGGCCGGCGCAAACGGCTGACGTCGGTCGACAAGCAAAACATTCTCGAAACGTCGCGCCTGTGGCGCCGGGTCGTCGAGCGGGTCGCTAAGGAGTATCCCGACGTGGTGCTGGATCATTTGCTCGTCGATAACGCGGCGATGCAACTGGTGCGCCGGCCCGGCGACTTCGACGTGATCGTCACCGAGAACATGTTCGGCGACATTCTCTCGGACGAGGCGGCCATTCTCACGGGTTCGATCGGAACGCTTCCCAGTGCGAGCTTGGGAACGAAAGGAAGGCCGGGGCGTCAGTTCGGTTTGTACGAGCCGATCGCCGGGAGCGCGCCCGACATCGCGGGTAAAGGCGTCGCCAATCCGACCGCGGCGATTCTTTCAGCCGCCATGCTGTTGCGGTACAGCCTCGACGACGACGCGGCCGCGACGCGAATCGAGCGTGCGGTGGAAGCCGCATACCGCAACGGAGCCCGAACCGCCGAACTCGCGCGCAACGGCACCGCGCCGTTATCGACGCACGCGTTCGCCGGCGCGGTGGCGGCACAGCTATGA
- the lgt gene encoding prolipoprotein diacylglyceryl transferase, which translates to MQHWFTYPTNIDPVAIHLGPIQIHWYGIAYLVAFALVYLWLSRPAGRARLGLTREQIQDFLFYALIGVLVGGRTFFVINDIISKHDLSFYTSNPVNFVAVWNGGMAFHGGLVGVIVAIALFVRKHKGLRYTVLGDEVVVTLSIGIALVRIVNFINDELWGDVCNPDHPWCMVPKDTTVWQGYYRHPAQIYEAILDILTFPIVLLVYRLKPKDGVVAWTWFTLYGITRTIAEIWRQADFTWMGLTGGQLYALPMIVIGVIGIAFCMRRPGPRTDVAPSSTPAV; encoded by the coding sequence ATGCAACATTGGTTCACCTATCCGACGAATATCGACCCCGTAGCCATCCACCTGGGGCCCATCCAGATCCATTGGTACGGAATCGCCTATCTGGTTGCGTTCGCCCTCGTCTACCTGTGGCTGAGCCGCCCGGCGGGGCGGGCTAGGCTGGGTTTGACCAGGGAACAGATACAGGACTTCCTTTTTTATGCGCTGATCGGCGTTTTGGTCGGCGGCCGCACCTTTTTCGTCATCAACGACATCATCAGCAAGCACGACCTTTCGTTTTATACGTCAAACCCCGTTAATTTCGTCGCCGTCTGGAACGGAGGCATGGCGTTTCACGGCGGTCTGGTGGGCGTGATCGTGGCGATCGCCTTATTCGTGCGAAAACACAAGGGTTTGCGCTATACCGTTTTGGGCGACGAAGTCGTCGTGACGCTTTCGATCGGCATCGCGCTCGTTCGCATCGTCAACTTCATCAACGACGAGCTGTGGGGCGACGTCTGCAATCCCGACCATCCGTGGTGCATGGTTCCCAAAGACACGACGGTTTGGCAGGGCTACTATCGTCACCCGGCCCAAATTTACGAGGCGATCCTCGATATTCTCACGTTCCCGATCGTGCTGCTGGTCTACCGGCTCAAACCCAAGGACGGCGTGGTTGCGTGGACGTGGTTTACGCTCTACGGCATCACGCGCACGATCGCCGAAATTTGGCGCCAGGCCGATTTTACGTGGATGGGATTGACCGGAGGTCAGCTCTACGCGCTTCCGATGATCGTTATCGGCGTCATCGGCATCGCGTTCTGCATGCGCCGTCCAGGACCGCGCACCGACGTCGCGCCGTCTTCTACACCGGCGGTGTGA
- a CDS encoding flagellar hook-basal body protein codes for MDRALFIAAGGMAAQQQNLDTIAANLANADVAGFKGSVRRFAELDAPGESLGTIALGERVLLTQGKLTKGGGPCDLAIDGPGFFAVDDPRGGIAYVRGGAFARSADGGLRDERGLRLHGITVPSDVLSMTIAENGSVRATFAGGTRTIGRLQLYEFPAPDRLRAVGGTLFQRTHESGAPHAIESGRTSGPTIRFGMLEQSNVSIVDAMMQILTAQRAYEANAKGVQAADELLRIANNLQRS; via the coding sequence ATGGATCGCGCGCTCTTCATCGCGGCGGGCGGCATGGCCGCGCAACAGCAGAATCTCGACACCATTGCCGCCAATCTCGCTAACGCCGACGTTGCGGGATTCAAAGGATCGGTGCGCCGGTTCGCCGAGCTCGACGCGCCCGGCGAGTCGCTCGGTACCATTGCGCTGGGCGAACGCGTGCTGCTTACGCAGGGAAAACTCACTAAAGGCGGCGGCCCGTGCGATCTGGCGATCGACGGTCCGGGATTTTTTGCCGTCGACGACCCGCGCGGCGGCATCGCGTACGTGCGTGGCGGCGCGTTCGCTCGCAGCGCCGACGGCGGCCTGCGCGACGAACGCGGTTTGCGTCTGCACGGCATCACCGTGCCGAGCGACGTCCTGTCGATGACGATCGCGGAAAACGGCAGCGTTCGTGCGACGTTTGCCGGCGGCACGCGCACGATCGGCAGGCTCCAACTCTACGAGTTTCCCGCACCCGACCGTTTACGCGCGGTTGGCGGAACGCTCTTCCAGCGTACGCACGAATCCGGCGCACCGCACGCGATCGAGTCGGGTCGCACGAGCGGTCCCACGATTCGCTTCGGGATGCTCGAGCAGTCCAACGTCTCGATCGTCGACGCGATGATGCAAATTCTTACCGCGCAGCGCGCGTACGAAGCCAACGCCAAGGGCGTACAGGCCGCCGACGAACTGTTGCGGATCGCGAATAATTTGCAGCGAAGTTAG
- a CDS encoding type 1 glutamine amidotransferase domain-containing protein → MAKILIIVTGHSEIDAQHPTGLWYEEYAAPYAAFRREGFDVVTASLRGGATPVDPRSFEGVKADDAVMHALENTVTLQQAGDAYQYDAVFLPGGHGTMFDLAKSQPLKALVSELDAQGKIVAAVCHGPAAFVDAIRAAQPRTLVDGRRITCFTDAEERATKLDALMPFLLASKLRSQGANVVEGPDWSDHVEVDGNWVTGQNPQSSESAARAVIEALRARV, encoded by the coding sequence ATGGCGAAGATACTGATAATCGTCACCGGACACTCCGAAATCGACGCGCAGCACCCAACGGGACTGTGGTACGAGGAATATGCCGCGCCGTACGCGGCCTTCCGGCGCGAGGGCTTCGACGTCGTTACCGCGAGTCTACGGGGCGGAGCGACGCCGGTCGATCCGCGCTCGTTCGAAGGTGTCAAAGCCGACGATGCGGTGATGCACGCGCTCGAGAACACCGTGACTTTGCAGCAGGCCGGCGACGCCTACCAATACGACGCGGTCTTTCTTCCCGGCGGTCACGGAACGATGTTCGACCTCGCGAAGAGCCAGCCGCTCAAAGCGCTCGTCAGCGAGCTCGACGCGCAGGGAAAGATCGTCGCGGCGGTCTGCCACGGACCGGCCGCGTTCGTCGACGCCATTCGCGCCGCCCAGCCGCGCACGCTCGTCGACGGACGGCGTATCACGTGCTTTACCGATGCCGAAGAGCGCGCGACCAAACTCGACGCGTTGATGCCGTTTCTGCTCGCGTCCAAGCTGCGCTCGCAAGGCGCGAACGTGGTCGAAGGGCCGGATTGGTCCGATCACGTCGAGGTCGACGGGAACTGGGTCACCGGACAGAATCCGCAATCGAGCGAGAGCGCCGCTCGAGCCGTGATCGAAGCGCTACGCGCGCGCGTGTGA
- a CDS encoding sigma-70 family RNA polymerase sigma factor, translated as MNDREATIASYLPLVRKIARRIKRLVPGLDLDDLVGDGSVGLIRAIDTFDPQRGPLLRQYARRLIVGAMLNGIRRMDPVSERARRTARDGENQRYAIAVERGELPSMAEMNRRTPGFERAVAATRWGQPLSLDAPLPEGESVTTNWHGDPARVVESRHDRAALQQLIGTLPPRQRRVVTSHYFGGRSLRAIGAQLAVSPQRVSQLHLTAIAALRERARAAQR; from the coding sequence GTGAACGATCGCGAGGCGACGATCGCGTCGTATTTGCCGCTGGTTCGCAAGATCGCACGTCGGATCAAACGTCTGGTTCCCGGTCTCGATCTCGACGACTTGGTCGGCGACGGCAGCGTCGGCTTGATTCGCGCGATCGATACGTTCGATCCGCAGCGCGGGCCGTTGTTACGGCAATACGCGCGCCGCTTGATCGTCGGCGCGATGCTCAACGGGATCCGCCGCATGGATCCGGTTTCCGAACGCGCGCGGCGCACCGCGCGCGATGGTGAGAATCAGCGCTACGCAATCGCGGTGGAACGGGGCGAGCTTCCATCGATGGCCGAGATGAACCGGCGGACGCCGGGCTTCGAACGCGCGGTCGCTGCAACGCGGTGGGGACAACCGCTCTCCCTCGACGCGCCGTTGCCCGAAGGCGAGAGCGTGACCACGAACTGGCACGGGGATCCTGCGCGCGTCGTGGAGTCGCGTCACGATCGGGCCGCGCTGCAGCAGCTGATCGGAACGCTGCCGCCGCGACAGCGGCGCGTCGTGACGTCGCACTATTTCGGAGGCCGATCGCTGCGCGCGATCGGCGCGCAGCTCGCAGTCTCGCCGCAGCGCGTATCGCAGCTGCATCTTACCGCCATTGCCGCCTTGAGGGAGCGCGCGCGTGCTGCGCAGCGTTGA